The proteins below are encoded in one region of Leishmania infantum JPCM5 genome chromosome 16:
- a CDS encoding putative peroxisome assembly protein, whose amino-acid sequence MVVLPPTPIVGDRADRDVAREDHHHDAPAACVAVRLDNSLRGSTALATPHTLENLLLEDEAIVKVSGCCHNCVFVVNELGSTPTGSSSGAMMTVGPELFRNVRAAFYSHPSQMLMSSAQSVDYSNTVLCLPVDAFQPVEDDSGELLHRSAAAQTHALTKIVFCPAVNDATLTELYGLHYPDLCALFGAASAVAWEGRLVSTGDVLYLEKDTLHAAAQRLEGVDVLESVSRVLSHKVRKWNETWVDENASCRHLLALRVTRLERGGTPVSFGVLRNCGGEADTVEVALVHQRNSHVWEHTPVWAPSPAYGLADVQVYARLCRELRRVVTPSLECDVHTFVVHGVKENLPREFVECAVAAFGLPCLLASAEAMEEAELETLTRTFLGELCGATTVLIVHNAHTIADLCPHFLSVLDELSSGVRATVAGGPPPGPRILFLLCESIDAVPPMIAARATNADGVLECGNPSEEDRAAFIAPLLQWSCAQHRVHASVLLSPKTLAGWAVGLTYADILSLVEACVRDAAQCARCTGEALAVVSDVSCEPVVQSYLKSHGYSMVSTKLQPVRWGDVGGMEEAKRELREMIQLPILHPEVFEKGMKKRTGVLFYGPPGCGKTLLAKAVATEMSMNFISVKGPELINQYVGESERNIRLLFQRARDNSPCIVFFDEIDALAPARGAKGDAGGVMDRIVSQLLVEVDGVGQKRSDGTASGDVFIIGATNRPDLLDPALLRPGRFDRLCYLGIPSTREEQLFALKALTRKFDMSADVDLSAVLEPLDFVYTGADFFALCSDAMMFAVEDALEELQQQITTHALAETGAANTPDSALPPATAAAEEERKPITVCMQHFLRARAQLKPSVTKADLQKYEALKQTFDKSTKG is encoded by the coding sequence ATGGTGGTTCTCCCTCCCACGCCCATTGTTGGTGACAGAGCGGACAGGGACGTCGCGAGAGAAGACCACCACCATGACGCCCCGGCCGCGTGTGTCGCTGTGCGTCTGGACAACAGCCTCCGTGGCTCGACGGCGCTCGCCACGCCACACACGCTCGAGAACCTGCTCCTCGAGGACGAGGCCATCGTGAAGgtgagcggctgctgccacaaCTGCGTGTTTGTGGTGAATGAGTTGGGGTCCACGCCCACGGGCTCGTCCTCCGGCGCGATGATGACGGTGGGCCCCGAGCTCTTCCGCAACGTGCGTGCCGCCTTCTACAGTCATCCGTCACAGATGTTGATGTCGTCCGCGCAGTCAGTCGACTACTCGAACACGGTTTTGTGCCTTCCTGTGGATGCCTTCCAGCCTGTAGAAGATGATTCCGGAGAGCTTCTTCACAGATCGGCCgccgcacagacgcacgctCTCACGAAGATCGTTTTTTGCCCTGCTGTGAACGACGCGACTCTGACAGAGCTATACGGACTCCACTACCCTGACTTGTGCGCACTCTTCGGCGCAGCCTCAGCTGTCGCCTGGGAGGGACGCCTCGTCAGCACCGGCGACGTACTCTACCTTGAAAAGGACACGCTccacgcagcggcgcagcgactgGAGGGCGTAGATGTGTTGGAGAGTGTGTCGCGTGTGCTGTCCCATAAGGTCCGCAAATGGAACGAAACGTGGGTGGATGAAAACGCCTCCTGCCGCCACCTTCTCGCCCTGCGCGTGACGCGTCTGGAGAGGGGTGGCACTCCAGTGTCATTTGGTGTTCTCCGCaactgcggcggcgaggcagacACCGTCGAGGTGGCGCTCGTGCACCAGCGAAACAGCCACGTTTGGGAACACACACCGGTCTGGGCTCCATCACCAGCATACGGGCTTGCCGATGTCCAGGTGTACGCTCGCCTCTGTCGTGAGCTTCGCCGTGTTGTGACGCCATCGCTGGAGTGCGACGTGCACACTTTTGTTGTCCACGGAGTAAAGGAGAACCTGCCGCGCGAGTTTGTCGAgtgcgctgtcgcggcgTTTGGCCTTCCCTGCCTCCTTGCCTCCGCcgaggcgatggaggaggcggagctggagacgTTAACCCGGACATTTCTTGGCGAGCTATGCGGTGCGACGACGGTACTGATTGTCcacaacgcgcacacaaTCGCGGACCTGTGCCCGCACTTCTTATCGGTGCTTGACGAGttgagcagcggcgtccgAGCGACAGTGGCCGGAGGTCCACCGCCCGGACCTCGCATCCTCTTTCTTCTGTGCGAATCGATTGACGCTGTGCCACCCATGATCGCAGCTCGTGCCACCAACGCAGACGGTGTGCTGGAGTGCGGCAACCCATCCGAGGAGGACCGAGCAGCGTTcatcgcgccgctgctgcagtggagCTGCGCGCAGCATCGTGTGCATGCGAGCGTTCTTCTGTCACCCAAGACGCTCGCGGGCTGGGCGGTCGGTCTGACGTATGCCGACATATTGTCGCTTGTGGAGGCTTGTGTccgcgatgcagcgcagTGCGCGCGGTGCACCGGAGAGGCATTGGCGGTCGTCAGCGACGTCTCATGCGAGCCCGTGGTGCAGTCCTACCTCAAGTCGCACGGGTACAGCATGGTCTCCACCAAGCTGCAGCCCGTTCGCTGGGGCGACGTGGGCGGCATGGAGGAAGCCAAGCGGGAGTTGCGGGAGATGATTCAGCTCCCCATCCTACACCCTGAGGTGTTCGAGAAGGGCATGAAGAAGCGCACTGGGGTTCTCTTTTACGGCCCCCCCGGCTGCGGGAAGACGCTTCTGGCGAAGGCTGTCGCCACAGAGATGAGCATGAATTTTATATCTGTCAAGGGCCCGGAGCTGATTAACCAGTATGTTGGTGAGAGTGAGAGGAACATTCGGCTCCTCTTTCAGCGGGCGCGGGACAACTCGCCGTGCATTGTTTTCTTCGACGAAATCGATGCGCTGGCGCCAGCGCGTGGCGCGAagggcgacgccggcggcgtcatGGACCGCATTGTATCGCAGCTCCTGGTGGAGGTGGACGGCGTTGGCCAGAAGCGCTCTGACGGCACGGCAAGTGGAGACGTGTTCATCATTGGCGCGACGAATCGACCAGACCTGCTCGATCCCGCACTCCTGCGCCCCGGTCGCTTCGATCGATTGTGCTACCTCGGTATCCCGTCTACgcgcgaggagcagctcTTTGCGCTCAAGGCTCTGACCCGCAAGTTCGACATGAGCGCCGACGTGGATCTCTCGGCAGTGCTGGAACCGCTGGACTTTGTGTACACCGGCGCCGACTTCTTCGCTCTCTGCTCGGACGCCATGATGTTTGCCGTAGAGGACGCCCTTGAGGAGTTGCAACAGCAGATCACCACTCATGCGTTAGCGGAGACCGGGGCTGCTAACACTCCTGATTCTGCACTCCCAcctgcaacggcagcggccgaggaggagcggaaGCCGATAACGGTCTGCATGCAACACTTCCTCCGTGCTCGAGCGCAGCTGAAGCCCTCTGTGACGAAGGCAGACCTACAAAAGTACGAAGCCCTCAAGCAGACGTTCGACAAGTCCACGAAGGGGTAG
- a CDS encoding anti-silencing protein a-like protein has protein sequence MTTRVELRKVQVLGPNPSKFDTPIRLHLVLDVFEKPPKDAIDVTFTWSPVWDFPVDQELDEMEVGPFTTLGRHEFTIESDPPNVADIPDPTGPTALIVSLKYQGDEFLHIGYNITVTCEGDLPDVFTSADMLTRHIGKCYPKLRDISWDAPSPATASPSDSDADSTCDSADSPCKRAKRENEARS, from the coding sequence ATGACAACGCgggtggagctgcgcaaaGTGCAGGTGCTGGGCCCGAACCCCAGCAAGTTCGACACCCCCATTCGCTTGCACCTAGTGCTTGACGTGTTTGAAAAGCCACCTAAGGATGCTATCGACGTGACCTTCACCTGGTCGCCAGTGTGGGACTTCCCTGTAGACCAGGAGCTAGACGAGATGGAGGTTGGCCCCTTCACAACGCTCGGCAGGCACGAGTTCACTATTGAGAGCGATCCCCCCAACGTGGCCGACATCCCAGATCCGACCGGTCCCACTGCCTTGATCGTCTCACTCAAGTACCAGGGAGACGAATTCCTCCACATTGGGTACAACATCACAGTCACCTGCGAGGGCGATCTTCCAGATGTCTTCACCTCAGCCGACATGCTCACCCGCCACATTGGTAAGTGCTACCCTAAACTGCGGGATATTTCCTGGGACGCACCGAGCCCGGCAACAGCCTCGCCCTCAGACTCGGACGCCGATAGCACCTGCGATAGCGCCGACAGCCCCTGCAAACGCGCGAAAAGAGAGAATGAAGCGCGATCATAg
- the PRMT6 gene encoding arginine N-methyltransferase, type I: MQHQEDYASNASKDDQYFESYADLSVHKVMLRDRPRMDFYKALLTDRSVIEGKVVVDVGSGSGILSCWAAQSGAAHVFSLEASSIAKLQQRVFADNGLSGRVTVIASTVEKLVAAGVEAFLNEHPCVRLHGGVALVVSEWMGFYLFHECMLPSVLRARDFFHDVNAALQSSLTVCMLPSHGRLLVAPITLKPYYAETFAAFWDSVDGVSLHALGKLDFEEHIDATSPLVDVMPQRSLLHDGVVFWEGCFDTLAVGELANIVAARTFDFSTSVTGASARASLDETGRFTVEGFTLWFQVSYGDAILDTSPLAPPTHWKQTTVLLPREFRDEKTVSFHRLDEHLELTLRLTAEDLAQRYYKIEFELN, translated from the coding sequence ATGCAGCATCAAGAGGACTACGCATCTAACGCCTCCAAGGATGATCAATACTTTGAGAGCTACGCGGACCTCAGCGTCCACAAGGTGATGCTTCGCGATCGTCCGCGCATGGACTTCTACAAGGCCCTCCTCACTGACAGGTCTGTTATTGAGGgcaaggtggtggtggatgtGGGCTCCGGCTCAGGCATCTTGTCCTGCTGGGCAGCCCAATCAGGTGCCGCGCACGTATTCTCTCTTGAGGCGTCGTCCATCGCGAAACTGCAACAGCGCGTTTTTGCCGACAACGGCCTGTCTGGCCGCGTCACCGTCATCGCATCCACGGTCGAGAAACttgtcgctgccggcgtcgagGCATTTCTGAACGAACACCCATGCGttcgcctccacggcggcgtcgcgcttGTAGTATCGGAGTGGATGGGCTTCTACCTCTTCCATGAGTGCATGCTGCCCTCAGTGCTACGAGCCCGTGACTTTTTCCACGACGTGAACGCAGCCCTTCAGTCTTCGCTTACCGTCTGCATGCTTCCGTCCCACGGGCGCCTCCTGGTGGCGCCCATCACGCTGAAGCCTTACTACGCGGAAACCTTCGCCGCCTTTTGGGACTCCGTCGACGGTGTCTCCCTGCATGCCCTCGGCAAACTCGACTTCGAGGAGCACATTGACGCGACGTCGCCCTTGGTGGACGTCATGCCGCAGCGTTCTTTACTGCACGACGGTGTAGTCTTTTGGGAAGGCTGCTTTGACACACTTGCGGTTGGCGAGCTCGCCAACATCGTGGCGGCACGCACCTTTGACTTCTCGACTTCCGTCACCGGCGCTTCCGCGAGGGCTAGTCTCGACGAGACAGGGCGGTTCACTGTGGAGGGTTTTACTCTGTGGTTTCAGGTCAGCTACGGCGACGCCATCCTCGACACCTCTCCACTCGCCCCACCAACGCACTGGAAGCAGACCACGGTTCTCCTGCCCCGTGAGTTCCGCGATGAGAAGACCGTTTCGTTTCACCGCCTCGATGAGCACTTAGAGCTGACCCTCCGACTGACGGCGGAAGACCTTGCGCAGCGGTACTACAAGATCGAGTTCGAGCTCAACTAG